A stretch of the Xiphophorus couchianus chromosome 15, X_couchianus-1.0, whole genome shotgun sequence genome encodes the following:
- the LOC114158856 gene encoding trace amine-associated receptor 1-like yields the protein MEEETGFYVGYDFHPCYEINNVSKIMRRTSSTICTLLYIFLGLLSAITVCGNLLVIISIIYFKQLHTPSNYLVVSLAVTDLLVGIVVFPLSMSFSLSYCLYYRDLFCKIRDSVDVILSTTSIFNLCCISVDRYYAVCQPLTYKSKINTGIVLVMILMSWGVAVLLAIGFIVSEVNQEKCQENCFYDVVLEKVLAPVFSFYLPVTIMLCIYLKIFLVAQRQARSIQNAVKPGATVINMERKATKTLAIVLGVFLMCWLPFFLCFSLQLLGGVSVMVYETLNWLTLSNSMLNPFIYAFFYSWFRSAFRIIMSGKIFQGDLTDTKLI from the coding sequence ATGGAAGAAGAAACTGGTTTTTATGTTGGTTATGATTTCCACCCTTGTTATGAAATTAACAACGTCTCTAAGATAATGAGAAGGACTTCTTCTACAATATGTACTTTGCTCTACATTTTCCTTGGCTTACTGTCTGCTATTACAGTGTGTGGAAACCTTCTTGTAATAATCTCCATCATTTACTTTAAGCAGCTCCACACCCCGTCTAACTACCTTGTCGTCTCTCTGGCTGTGACCGATCTACTTGTTGGTATCGTAGTCTTTCCTCTGAGCATGTCTTTCTCTCTCAGCTACTGTCTGTATTACAGAGACTTATTCTGCAAAATACGAGACAGCGTCGATGTCATACTGAGCACGAcctctatttttaatttgtgctgTATTTCTGTGGACCGGTACTATGCAGTGTGTCAGCCTCTGACATACAAATCTAAGATAAACACTGGTATTGTTCTGGTTATGATCCTCATGAGCTGGGGCGTTGCCGTACTTCTTGCGATCGGTTTTATTGTTTCAGAAGTAAATCAGGAAAAATGCCAAGAAAATTGCTTCTATGATGTTGTGCTTGAAAAGGTTTTAGCCCCAGTTTTCTCGTTCTATCTCCCAGTGACCATAATGCTGTGTATATACCTGAAGATATTTCTTGTTGCACAAAGACAGGCTCGCAGCATCCAGAATGCAGTAAAGCCTGGTGCAACTGTGATCAACATGGAAAGAAAGGCAACCAAAACTCTGGCCATTGTTCTAGGAGTTTTTCTGATGTGCTGGCTgcctttctttctctgtttttccctcCAGTTATTAGGTGGTGTGTCAGTGATGGTGTATGAAACCCTTAACTGGCTCACGCTCTCCAACTCAATGCTCAATCCATTCATCTATGCGTTCTTTTACAGCTGGTTCAGGTCAGCTTTCAGAATCATAATGTCAGGAAAAATATTTCAGGGGGATTTAACAGACACCAAGCTCATTTGA
- the LOC114158638 gene encoding trace amine-associated receptor 1-like, translating into MDPDVTVNSTVIVTDLHPCYEIIDLGYKLTTTPSVICVMLYGFLMLLSTVTVCGNLLVVISIIYFKQLHTPTNTLILSLAVADLLVGILVFPLSMAFSLSSCTYNESLFCKVRDNFDILFSTCSIMHLCCISVDRYYAVCQPLTYRSKISRHVVAIMITVSWGVSALIGIGVIIPKLKNEQCLKNCFIDVLMANTIGPILSFYLPVVIMLCIYLKIFLVAQRQARSIQSIKSRATASKMERKATKTLAIVLGVFLCCWSPFFLCITFLPFTSNSVPIPVIETLNWLTLSNSMLNPFIYGFFYTWFRSAIKIIASGKILRGNFANLRLY; encoded by the coding sequence atGGACCCAGATGTGACTGTGAACAGTACAGTTATTGTGACTGACTTACACCCATGCTATGAAATAATTGACCTTGGTTACAAACTAACCACCACGCCTTCTGTTATATGTGTAATGTTATATGGATTTCTTATGCTATTATCTACTGTCACTGTATGTGGAAACCTCCTTGTAGTAATATCAATAATTTACTTCAAACAGCTTCACACACCCACCAACACTCTCATTCTGTCTCTGGCTGTGGCCGACCTGCTGGTTGGGATTTTAGTATTTCCTCTCAGCATGGCCTTCTCTCTCAGTTCATGTACCTATAATGAGAGTTTATTTTGTAAGGTACGTGACAACTTTGATATATTGTTTAGTACATGCTCTATTATGCACCTGTGTTGTATTTCAGTTGACAGGTACTATGCTGTGTGTCAGCCTCTCACATATAGATCTAAAATCAGCCGTCATGTTGTTGCCATCATGATCACAGTGAGCTGGGGTGTTTCTGCGCTCATTGGCATCGGAGTGATAAttcctaaattaaaaaatgaacaatgtttgaaaaactgttttattgatgTTCTGATGGCAAACACTATTGGACCTATATTATCATTTTACCTTCCAGTGGTCATAATGCTTTGCATCTACCTGAAGATTTTCCTTGTTGCACAGAGACAGGCACGAAGCATCCAAAGCATAAAGTCCAGAGCAACAGCCAGTAAGATGGAGAGAAAAGCCACCAAAACTCTGGCGATTGTTCTgggagtttttctgtgttgctgGTCTCCTTTCTTCCTTTGCATCACTTTTCTGCCTTTTACCAGTAATTCAGTACCAATTCCAGTGATTGAAACACTTAACTGGTTAACATTATCCAATTCAATGCTTAATCCATTTATCTACGGGTTTTTTTACACCTGGTTCAGGTCAGCAATTAAAATTATTGCTTCTGGGAAAATATTACGAGGCAATTTTGCTAACTTGAGATTGTACTGA
- the LOC114158923 gene encoding trace amine-associated receptor 1-like has product MELDFGHFPTNNTESNVNPCFKMASYLPTETPTIVCVFLNVFLGSISVITVCGNLLVIISIVYFRQLHTPTNALILSLAVADLLVGALVFPLTMEFSITSCLYHEEMFCKVRSSFDITLSTCSILNLCCISVDRYYAVCQPLAYRTKISSHVIVVMMLVSWGVPGVVAVSLVGFNRSKCGQNCFFTVVLGKILIVLITFYLPLLVMICIYLKIFFVAQKQAHSIQSMKNSGASVSKMERKATKTLAIVMGVFLLCWLPSFLCTTVFTFSTASHPGPLVEILNWLVLSNSTFNPFIYALFYRWFRSAFKMIISGKIVLGDFTDSKLF; this is encoded by the coding sequence ATGGAACTTGATTTTGGTCATTTTCCCACTAACAACACTGAGTCTAATGTAAACCCTTGCTTTAAAATGGCTTCTTATCTGCCGACAGAAACGCCTACtattgtgtgtgtatttttgaatgtttttcttggtTCCATATCTGTAATAACTGTTTGTGGAAACCTCCTGGTAATAATCTCCATCGTTTACTTCAGGCAGCTTCACACTCCGACCAATGCTCTCATCCTCTCTTTGGCTGTGGCTGACCTGCTTGTGGGCGCTCTGGTCTTCCCTCTCACAATGGAGTTCTCCATTACCTCGTGTTTGTATCATGAGGAGATGTTTTGCAAAGTGAGAAGCAGCTTCGACATAACGCTCAGCACGTGCTCCATTCTGAACCTCTGTTGCATTTCTGTTGACAGATATTACGCAGTGTGCCAGCCGCTGGCATACAGAACTAAAATCAGCAGCCATGTTATTGTGGTGATGATGTTGGTGAGCTGGGGCGTTCCAGGTGTGGTTGCGGTCAGCCTAGTAGGGTTTAACAGATCAAAATGTggacaaaactgtttttttaccGTTGTGCTGGGAAAAATTCTGATTGTTCTGATTACGTTTTACTTACCACTTCTGGTAATGATATGCATCTacctaaagattttttttgtggcgCAAAAGCAAGCACACAGCATCCAGAGCATGAAAAACTCTGGGGCATCTGTCAGCAAGATGGAGAGGAAGGCCACTAAAACCTTAGCGATTGTAATGGgagtttttctgctctgttggCTGCCTTCCTTTTTATGTACAACCGTTTTTACTTTCAGCACCGCCTCCCATCCTGGCCCTCTGGTAGAAATACTCAACTGGCTTGTGCTGTCCAATTCAACGTTCAACCCGTTTAtttatgctttgttttataGGTGGTTCAGGTCAGCGTTCAAGATGATTATTTCAGGAAAAATTGTTCTGGGAGATTTCACTGACTCCAAACTTTTTTGA
- the LOC114158854 gene encoding trace amine-associated receptor 1-like, whose amino-acid sequence MEEETGFYVGYDFHPCYEINNVSKIMRRTSSTICTLLYIFLGLLSAITVCGNLLVIISIIYFKQLHTPSNYLVVSLAVTDLLVGIAVFPLSMSFSLSYCLYYRDLFCKIRDSVDVILSSTSISNLCCISVDRYYAVCQPLTYKSKINTGIVLVMILMSWGISILVAIGFIIVEINQGKCQENCYSDVVLEKVFAPLISFYLPVTIMLYIYLRIFLVAQRQARSIQNAVKPGATVSNMERKATKTLAIVLGVFLMCWLPFFLCFSFQLLGGVSMMVYETLNWLALSNSMLNPFIYAFFYSWFRSAFRMIISGKIFQGNTNTKLF is encoded by the coding sequence aTGGAAGAAGAAACTGGTTTTTATGTTGGTTATGATTTCCACCCTTGTTATGAAATTAACAACGTCTCTAAGATAATGAGAAGGACTTCTTCTACAATATGTACTTTGCTCTACATTTTCCTTGGCTTACTGTCTGCTATTACCGTGTGTGGAAACCTTCTTGTAATAATCTCCATCATTTACTTTAAGCAGCTCCACACCCCGTCTAACTACCTTGTCGTCTCTCTGGCTGTGACCGATCTACTTGTTGGGATCGCAGTCTTTCCTCTGAGCATGTCTTTCTCTCTCAGCTACTGTCTGTATTACAGAGACTTATTCTGCAAAATACGAGACAGCGTCGATGTCATACTGAGCTCAACCTCCATTTCAAATTTGTGCTGTATTTCTGTGGACCGGTACTATGCAGTGTGTCAGCCTCTGACATACAAATCTAAGATAAACACTGGTATTGTTCTGGTTATGATCCTCATGAGCTGGGGAATTTCCATACTTGTTGCGATCGGTTTTATTATTGTAGAGATAAATCAGggaaaatgtcaagaaaattgcTACTCTGATGTTGTGcttgaaaaggtttttgcacCCCTCATCTCATTTTATCTCCCAGTGACCATAATGCTGTATATATACCTGAGGATATTTCTTGTTGCACAAAGACAGGCTCGCAGCATCCAGAATGCAGTAAAGCCTGGCGCAACTGTGAGCAACATGGAAAGAAAGGCAACCAAAACTCTGGCCATTGTTCTAGGTGTTTTTCTGATGTGCTGGCTgcctttctttctctgtttttccttccagttgTTGGGTGGCGTATCAATGATGGTGTATGAAACCCTTAACTGGCTTGCACTGTCCAACTCAATGCTCAATCCATTCATCTATGCGTTCTTTTACAGCTGGTTCAGGTCGGCATTCAGAATGATcatttctggaaaaatatttcaggGAAATACAAACACTAAGctattttga
- the LOC114158855 gene encoding trace amine-associated receptor 1-like, which yields MEEETGFYVGYDFHPCYEINNVSKIMRRTSSTICTLLYIFLGLLSAITVCGNLLVIISIIYFKQLHTPSNYLVVSLAVADLLVGIVVFPLSMSFSLSYCLYYRDLFCKIRDSVDVILTATSISNLCCISVDRYYAVCQPLTYKSKINTGIVLVMILMSWGVAVLLAIGFIVAEVNQEKCQENCFSDVVLEKVLAPVFSFYLPVTIMLCIYLKIFLVAQRQARSIQNAVKPGATVINMERKATKTLAIVLGVFLMCWLPFFLCFSFQLLGGVSMMVYETLNWLALSNSMLNPFIYAFFYSWFRSAFRMIISGKIFQGNTNTKLF from the coding sequence ATGGAAGAAGAAACTGGTTTTTATGTTGGTTATGATTTCCACCCTTGTTATGAAATTAACAACGTCTCTAAGATAATGAGAAGGACTTCTTCTACAATATGTACTTTGCTCTACATTTTCCTTGGCTTACTGTCTGCTATTACAGTGTGTGGAAACCTTCTTGTAATAATCTCCATCATTTACTTTAAGCAGCTCCACACCCCGTCTAACTACCTTGTCGTCTCTCTGGCTGTGGCCGATCTACTTGTTGGTATCGTAGTCTTTCCTCTGAGCATGTCTTTCTCTCTCAGCTACTGTCTGTATTACAGAGACTTATTCTGCAAAATACGAGACAGCGTCGATGTCATACTGACCGCAACCTCCATTTCAAATTTGTGCTGTATTTCTGTGGACCGGTACTATGCAGTGTGTCAGCCTCTGACATACAAATCTAAGATAAACACTGGTATTGTTCTGGTTATGATCCTCATGAGCTGGGGCGTTGCCGTACTTCTTGCGATCGGTTTTATTGTTGCAGAAGTAAATCAGGAAAAATGCCAAGAAAATTGCTTCTCTGATGTTGTGCTTGAAAAGGTTTTAGCCCCAGTTTTCTCGTTCTATCTCCCAGTGACCATAATGCTGTGTATATACCTGAAGATATTTCTTGTTGCACAAAGACAGGCTCGCAGCATCCAGAATGCAGTAAAGCCTGGTGCAACTGTGATCAACATGGAAAGAAAGGCAACCAAAACTCTGGCCATTGTTCTAGGAGTTTTTCTGATGTGCTGGCTgcctttctttctctgtttttccttccagttgTTGGGTGGCGTATCAATGATGGTGTATGAAACCCTTAACTGGCTTGCACTGTCCAACTCAATGCTCAATCCATTCATCTATGCGTTCTTTTACAGCTGGTTCAGGTCGGCATTCAGAATGATcatttctggaaaaatatttcaaggaaatacaaacactaagctattttga